A single genomic interval of Apis cerana isolate GH-2021 linkage group LG14, AcerK_1.0, whole genome shotgun sequence harbors:
- the LOC108004144 gene encoding nuclear valosin-containing protein-like → MQKVGKLNSSIDIIPLQGSSGDYKSKTMNNKHKIDSSHKFLRDKLLISRVQTYMHENENKVYIDVNEMADALQKKYKDYRIKKRGPFRALVRKAYDELTEMFAKKYCSREWPAYDDEDEEEEVDVESDPQNTMLDGMLLKMYKKSQNKQNGNSSDKELIDISSDDDVNKMESNSRKASEPEVVENLQQKPGPSSSTEKTTHAKEVEQLRRPSKEIQQTTTTSTTTTTTTTSTTIESAKKRQRDEDADCQFTFVRKTKGIPISDPKITFSDIRGNDKTKRIPISEPKITFSDIGGNDKVLKTVCKLLAHMKHPEIFKELGISPPRGFLLHGPPGCGKTLLAHAIAGELGIPLLKVAAPELVTGVSGESEARIRELFEQALAIAPCVIFLDEIDSVAPHRATAQREMERRIVAQLLSCLDELSLKENGTRVLVLGATNRPDSLDPALRRAGRFDHEVCLGIPDRDARAKILAVHTEKVALSPNVSLSTIASLTPGFVGADLVALIREAAMAAVDRILENLKSVPDNKSSEIPENNTVIEKKTENFENSGNLVDEVTIEPSTSDQNVPKSESSQATLEMDVIQENSKSPDLTGLLTWLRNDPPLPTEQLSNLCIEHSDFETALRIIQPSAKREGFATVPDVTWDDVGSLRDIREELQMAILAPIRHSEHFTALGLTTPTGVLLCGPPGCGKTLLAKAIANEAGINFISVKGPELLNMYVGESEKAVRQCFIRARNSAPCVIFFDELDALCPRRSEGDNSATSRVVNQMLTEMDGVEGRQGVFLMAASNRPDIIDPAVLRPGRLDKILYVDLPTSADRVDILRALTKNATKPKLAADVNLEEIGYNSKCDGYTGADLAALIREAGIEALRELMDMHYSGQPEISMRHIVVAFDKIRPSVQEKDIKHYEKLKRLYSIKKKSDDTPMETPIDTPIVDVVMEPMET, encoded by the exons atgcagaaagttggaaaattgaattccTCAATTGATATCATTCCATTACAAGGATCTAGTGgagattataaatcaaaaaccaTGAATAATAAACACAAAATTGATTCTTCCCATAAATTTTTgcgagataaattattaatttcacgtGTGCAAacg tatatgcatgaaaatgaaaataaagtatatattgatGTTAATGAAATGGCAGAtgctttacaaaaaaaatataaagattaccGTATTAAAAAACGGGGTCCTTTTAGGGCATTAGTACGTAAAGCATATGATGAACTTACAGAAatgtttgcaaaaaaatattgttctcGTGAATGGCCTGCTTATGATGATGAAGATGAAGAGGAAGAAGTTGATGTTgag tcAGATCCTCAAAATACCATGTTAGAtggaatgttattaaaaatgtataaaaaatcacaaaataaacaaaatgggAATTCTAGTGATAAAGAACTTATAGATATTAGTAGTGATGatgatgtaaataaaatggaatcaaATTCAAGAAAAGCAAGTGAACCTGAAGTTGTGGAGAATCTACAACAAAAACCAGGTCCATCTTCAAGTACAGAAAAGACTACACATGCTAAAGAAGTTGAGCAATTGAGAAGA ccTAGTAAAGAAATACAacaaacaacaacaacaagtaCAACAACTACTACAACAACTACAAGTACAACAATAGAATCTGCTAAGAAGCGACAACGTGATGAAGATGCTGATTGTCAATTCACGTTTGTAAGGAAAACTAAAGGAATACCAATTTCTGACCCAAAAATCACATTTTCAGACATAAGAGGAAATGATAAAACTAAAAGAATACCAATTTCTGAACCAAAAATCACATTTTCAGACATAGGAGGAAatgataaagttttaaaaactgTATGTAAATTACTTGCTCATATGAAACATCCAGAAATCTTTAAAGAACTTGGTATATCTCCACCAAGAGGATTTTTACTTCATGGTCCACCTGGATGTGGAAAAACATTATTAGCACATGCTATTGCTGGA gaaTTAGGTATACCATTATTGAAAGTAGCAGCACCTGAATTAGTTACAGGAGTATCAGGCGAAAGTGAAGCAAGAATTCGAGAATTATTTGAACAAGCACTTGCAATTGCACcttgtgtaatttttttagatgaaaTTGATTCTGTAGCGCCACATAGAGCCACAGCTCAAAGAGAAATGGAAAGAAGAATTGTTGCACAATTATTATCATGTTTAGATg aattaagtttaaaagaaaatggtaCTAGAGTATTAGTACTTGGAGCAACAAATCGTCCTGATTCGTTAGATCCAGCTTTAAGAAGAGCTGGTCGATTTGATCATGAAGTATGTCTAGGAATACCAGACAGAGATGCAAGAGCAAAAATTTTAGCTGTTCATACAGAAAAAGTAGCACTTTCTCCAAATGTTAGTTTATCTACAATAGCTTCACTTACACCTGGTTTTGTTGGTGCAGATTTAGTTGCATTAATTAGAGAAGCAGCTATGGCAGCTGTAGAtag aatacttGAAAACTTAAAATCAGTACCAGATAATAAATCTTCAGAAATTCCAGAAAATAATActgttattgaaaaaaaaactgaaaattttgaaaattctggTAATTTAGTGGATGAAGTGACCATTGAACCATCTACCTCAGATCAAAATGTTCCTAAGTCAGAAAGTTCTCAAGCAACTTTAGAAATGGATGTAATACAGGAAAATTCTAAATCTCCAGATTTAACGGGGTTACTTACTTGGTTACGTAATGATCCACCGCTTCCTACAGAGCAGTTATCAAATTTATGTATTGAACATAGTGATTTTGAAACTGCTCTTCGTATTATTCAGCCATCAGCCAAAAGAGAAGGCTTTGCAACAGTACCTGATGTTACATGGGATGATGTTGGCTCTTTAAGAGATATCAGAGAAGAATTACAAATGGCTAtactt GCACCAATTCGACATTCTGAACACTTTACAGCATTAGGATTAACAACACCTACTGGAGTATTATTATGTGGTCCACCAGGTTGTGGAAAAACATTATTAGCCAAAGCTATTGCAAATGAGGctggtattaattttatttctgttaaaGGACCAGAATTACTAAAtatg taTGTTGGTGAAAGTGAAAAAGCAGTTCGACAATGTTTTATTAGAGCAAGAAATTCTGCTCCAtgtgttatattttttgatgaattagATGCATTATGTCCCAGGAGATCAGAAGGTGATAATTCTGCTACTTCGCGTGTTGTAAATCAAATGTTAACCGAAATGGATGGAGTAGAAGGACGACAAGGAGTATTTTTAATGGCCGCAAGTAATCGTCCTGATATTATTGATCCGGCAGTATTAAGACCAGGaagattagataaaattttatatgttgatTTGCCTACCTCAGCAGATCGTGTTGATATTTTAAGAGCATTAACAaag AATGCAACAAAACCAAAATTAGCTGCAGATGTAAATCTTGAAGAAATAGGATATAATAGTAAATGCGATGGCTATACTGGAGCTGATTTAGCTGCTTTAATCAGAGAAGCTGGTATAGAAGCATTAAGAGAATTAATGGATATGCATTATTCGGGACAACCAGAAATCTCTATGCGACATATTGTAGTTGcgtttgataaaataagaCCGTCCGTACAAGAAAAG gATATCaaacattatgaaaaattaaaaagattgtattcaattaaaaaaaaatctgatgaTACACCTATGGAAACTCCAATAGATACACCTATAGTAGATGTAGTTATGGAACCTATGGaaacgtga
- the LOC107993316 gene encoding dynein axonemal assembly factor 11 isoform X2: MVKLTEEMVVARTRMSDFSAVKKLNCWGTELTDVSILRKMKNVEVLSLSVNHINTLADFQYCSSLQELFVRNNNIEDLNEVCYLQGLPNLRNLWLGENPCAEKEGYRLSVLRTLPNLQKLDDEVVSPEEVQTALTRGRVLVHPLLDMYASPPQSNAVSPEDITTEYIEENEVTRHRRYSSSSDQRSFEETQHVQEEYHDPDHRNANYNASPSHHYSQNNQYAYEQQANGQSKNQSKDDTIRTESRNVSENVATNTIEIIKEYDDRSAISRHNGDYDDRRSYAEYSNNDISQRTYAPTSPRTQYATNEILDERRAERNNYDYDNRLKSEYKEHHDHRIKSDYEEQHQPSSQPRRMAVHHNEDSNQVPGWVRHSDKEKCRSQFHYHRRPVTRNSNILSAVLCLVKELDYPSLEVVEMAVRNRMDELEE; this comes from the exons atgGTAAAATTAACAGAAGAAATGGTCGTGGCTCGGACGCGAATGTCTGATTTCTCTGCTGTAAAGAAACTTAATTGTTg ggGCACAGAATTAACTGATGTAagcattttaagaaaaatgaaaaatgttgaagTATTATCATTAag TGTTAATCATATCAACACTCTTGctgattttcaatattgttcaagtcttcaagaattatttgttagaaataataatatcgaagatTTAAATGAAGTTTGTTATCTTCAAGGTTTACCAAACTTAAGAAATTTATGGCTTGGAGAAAATCCTTGTGCTGAGAAGGAAGg gtATAGGTTATCAGTTTTAAGAACTTTACcaaatttacaaaaacttGATGATGAAGTAGTATCACCTGAGGAAGTGCAAACTGCATTGACAAGAGGTCGTGTTTTAGTTCATCCTCTTCTTGATATGTATGCTTCCCCACCACAATCAAATGCAGTTAGTCCAGAa gaTATTACTACtgaatatattgaagaaaatgaagTGACACGACATCGAAGATATAGTTCTTCAAGTGATCAG AGAAGTTTTGAAGAGACACAACATGTTCAAGAAGAATATCATGATCCAGATCATAGAAATGCAAATTATAATGCGTCACCATCACATCATTATTcacaaaataatcaatatgcaTATGAA CAACAAGCAAATGGACAGTCAAAGAATCAAAGCAAAGATGACACTATACGTACAGAGTCGCGCAACGTCAGTGAAAACGTGGCCACTAACACTATTGAAATAATCAAG gaatATGATGACCGATCAGCAATATCTAGACATAATGGAGATTATGATGATAGAAGATCTTATGCagaatatagtaataatgatatttctcAACGAACATATGCACCAACGTCTCCAAGGACACAATATGCTACAAATGAAATTCTAGATGAAAGACGagcagaaagaaataattatgattatgataataGATTGAAATCTGAATATAAAGAACATCATGATCACAGGATAAAATCAGATTATGAAGAGCAACATCAACCATCATCTCAACCTAGACGAATGGCAGTTCATCACAAT gAAGATTCAAACCAAGTGCCTGGATGGGTAAGACATTCTGACAAGGAAAAATGTAGATCACAATTTCATTACCATAGAAGGCCTGTTACAAGA aaCTCAAACATATTATCAGCTGTATTATGTTTAGTTAAAGAGCTTGATTATCCAAGTTTAGAAGTAGTAGAAATGGCTGTTAGGAATCGAATGGATGAATTAGAAGAATGA
- the LOC107993316 gene encoding dynein axonemal assembly factor 11 isoform X5, whose translation MVKLTEEMVVARTRMSDFSAVKKLNCWGTELTDVSILRKMKNVEVLSLSVNHINTLADFQYCSSLQELFVRNNNIEDLNEVCYLQGLPNLRNLWLGENPCAEKEGYRLSVLRTLPNLQKLDDEVVSPEEVQTALTRGRVLVHPLLDMYASPPQSNAVSPEDITTEYIEENEVTRHRRYSSSSDQRSFEETQHVQEEYHDPDHRNANYNASPSHHYSQNNQYAYEEYDDRSAISRHNGDYDDRRSYAEYSNNDISQRTYAPTSPRTQYATNEILDERRAERNNYDYDNRLKSEYKEHHDHRIKSDYEEQHQPSSQPRRMAVHHNEDSNQVPGWVRHSDKEKCRSQFHYHRRPVTRVYFTYILFY comes from the exons atgGTAAAATTAACAGAAGAAATGGTCGTGGCTCGGACGCGAATGTCTGATTTCTCTGCTGTAAAGAAACTTAATTGTTg ggGCACAGAATTAACTGATGTAagcattttaagaaaaatgaaaaatgttgaagTATTATCATTAag TGTTAATCATATCAACACTCTTGctgattttcaatattgttcaagtcttcaagaattatttgttagaaataataatatcgaagatTTAAATGAAGTTTGTTATCTTCAAGGTTTACCAAACTTAAGAAATTTATGGCTTGGAGAAAATCCTTGTGCTGAGAAGGAAGg gtATAGGTTATCAGTTTTAAGAACTTTACcaaatttacaaaaacttGATGATGAAGTAGTATCACCTGAGGAAGTGCAAACTGCATTGACAAGAGGTCGTGTTTTAGTTCATCCTCTTCTTGATATGTATGCTTCCCCACCACAATCAAATGCAGTTAGTCCAGAa gaTATTACTACtgaatatattgaagaaaatgaagTGACACGACATCGAAGATATAGTTCTTCAAGTGATCAG AGAAGTTTTGAAGAGACACAACATGTTCAAGAAGAATATCATGATCCAGATCATAGAAATGCAAATTATAATGCGTCACCATCACATCATTATTcacaaaataatcaatatgcaTATGAA gaatATGATGACCGATCAGCAATATCTAGACATAATGGAGATTATGATGATAGAAGATCTTATGCagaatatagtaataatgatatttctcAACGAACATATGCACCAACGTCTCCAAGGACACAATATGCTACAAATGAAATTCTAGATGAAAGACGagcagaaagaaataattatgattatgataataGATTGAAATCTGAATATAAAGAACATCATGATCACAGGATAAAATCAGATTATGAAGAGCAACATCAACCATCATCTCAACCTAGACGAATGGCAGTTCATCACAAT gAAGATTCAAACCAAGTGCCTGGATGGGTAAGACATTCTGACAAGGAAAAATGTAGATCACAATTTCATTACCATAGAAGGCCTGTTACAAGAGtatatttcacatatatattgttttattaa
- the LOC107993316 gene encoding dynein axonemal assembly factor 11 isoform X3 codes for MVKLTEEMVVARTRMSDFSAVKKLNCWGTELTDVSILRKMKNVEVLSLSVNHINTLADFQYCSSLQELFVRNNNIEDLNEVCYLQGLPNLRNLWLGENPCAEKEGYRLSVLRTLPNLQKLDDEVVSPEEVQTALTRGRVLVHPLLDMYASPPQSNAVSPEDITTEYIEENEVTRHRRYSSSSDQRSFEETQHVQEEYHDPDHRNANYNASPSHHYSQNNQYAYEEYDDRSAISRHNGDYDDRRSYAEYSNNDISQRTYAPTSPRTQYATNEILDERRAERNNYDYDNRLKSEYKEHHDHRIKSDYEEQHQPSSQPRRMAVHHNVEREDSNQVPGWVRHSDKEKCRSQFHYHRRPVTRNSNILSAVLCLVKELDYPSLEVVEMAVRNRMDELEE; via the exons atgGTAAAATTAACAGAAGAAATGGTCGTGGCTCGGACGCGAATGTCTGATTTCTCTGCTGTAAAGAAACTTAATTGTTg ggGCACAGAATTAACTGATGTAagcattttaagaaaaatgaaaaatgttgaagTATTATCATTAag TGTTAATCATATCAACACTCTTGctgattttcaatattgttcaagtcttcaagaattatttgttagaaataataatatcgaagatTTAAATGAAGTTTGTTATCTTCAAGGTTTACCAAACTTAAGAAATTTATGGCTTGGAGAAAATCCTTGTGCTGAGAAGGAAGg gtATAGGTTATCAGTTTTAAGAACTTTACcaaatttacaaaaacttGATGATGAAGTAGTATCACCTGAGGAAGTGCAAACTGCATTGACAAGAGGTCGTGTTTTAGTTCATCCTCTTCTTGATATGTATGCTTCCCCACCACAATCAAATGCAGTTAGTCCAGAa gaTATTACTACtgaatatattgaagaaaatgaagTGACACGACATCGAAGATATAGTTCTTCAAGTGATCAG AGAAGTTTTGAAGAGACACAACATGTTCAAGAAGAATATCATGATCCAGATCATAGAAATGCAAATTATAATGCGTCACCATCACATCATTATTcacaaaataatcaatatgcaTATGAA gaatATGATGACCGATCAGCAATATCTAGACATAATGGAGATTATGATGATAGAAGATCTTATGCagaatatagtaataatgatatttctcAACGAACATATGCACCAACGTCTCCAAGGACACAATATGCTACAAATGAAATTCTAGATGAAAGACGagcagaaagaaataattatgattatgataataGATTGAAATCTGAATATAAAGAACATCATGATCACAGGATAAAATCAGATTATGAAGAGCAACATCAACCATCATCTCAACCTAGACGAATGGCAGTTCATCACAATGTAGAAAga gAAGATTCAAACCAAGTGCCTGGATGGGTAAGACATTCTGACAAGGAAAAATGTAGATCACAATTTCATTACCATAGAAGGCCTGTTACAAGA aaCTCAAACATATTATCAGCTGTATTATGTTTAGTTAAAGAGCTTGATTATCCAAGTTTAGAAGTAGTAGAAATGGCTGTTAGGAATCGAATGGATGAATTAGAAGAATGA
- the LOC107993316 gene encoding dynein axonemal assembly factor 11 isoform X4: protein MVKLTEEMVVARTRMSDFSAVKKLNCWGTELTDVSILRKMKNVEVLSLSVNHINTLADFQYCSSLQELFVRNNNIEDLNEVCYLQGLPNLRNLWLGENPCAEKEGYRLSVLRTLPNLQKLDDEVVSPEEVQTALTRGRVLVHPLLDMYASPPQSNAVSPEDITTEYIEENEVTRHRRYSSSSDQRSFEETQHVQEEYHDPDHRNANYNASPSHHYSQNNQYAYEEYDDRSAISRHNGDYDDRRSYAEYSNNDISQRTYAPTSPRTQYATNEILDERRAERNNYDYDNRLKSEYKEHHDHRIKSDYEEQHQPSSQPRRMAVHHNVEREDSNQVPGWVRHSDKEKCRSQFHYHRRPVTRVYFTYILFY, encoded by the exons atgGTAAAATTAACAGAAGAAATGGTCGTGGCTCGGACGCGAATGTCTGATTTCTCTGCTGTAAAGAAACTTAATTGTTg ggGCACAGAATTAACTGATGTAagcattttaagaaaaatgaaaaatgttgaagTATTATCATTAag TGTTAATCATATCAACACTCTTGctgattttcaatattgttcaagtcttcaagaattatttgttagaaataataatatcgaagatTTAAATGAAGTTTGTTATCTTCAAGGTTTACCAAACTTAAGAAATTTATGGCTTGGAGAAAATCCTTGTGCTGAGAAGGAAGg gtATAGGTTATCAGTTTTAAGAACTTTACcaaatttacaaaaacttGATGATGAAGTAGTATCACCTGAGGAAGTGCAAACTGCATTGACAAGAGGTCGTGTTTTAGTTCATCCTCTTCTTGATATGTATGCTTCCCCACCACAATCAAATGCAGTTAGTCCAGAa gaTATTACTACtgaatatattgaagaaaatgaagTGACACGACATCGAAGATATAGTTCTTCAAGTGATCAG AGAAGTTTTGAAGAGACACAACATGTTCAAGAAGAATATCATGATCCAGATCATAGAAATGCAAATTATAATGCGTCACCATCACATCATTATTcacaaaataatcaatatgcaTATGAA gaatATGATGACCGATCAGCAATATCTAGACATAATGGAGATTATGATGATAGAAGATCTTATGCagaatatagtaataatgatatttctcAACGAACATATGCACCAACGTCTCCAAGGACACAATATGCTACAAATGAAATTCTAGATGAAAGACGagcagaaagaaataattatgattatgataataGATTGAAATCTGAATATAAAGAACATCATGATCACAGGATAAAATCAGATTATGAAGAGCAACATCAACCATCATCTCAACCTAGACGAATGGCAGTTCATCACAATGTAGAAAga gAAGATTCAAACCAAGTGCCTGGATGGGTAAGACATTCTGACAAGGAAAAATGTAGATCACAATTTCATTACCATAGAAGGCCTGTTACAAGAGtatatttcacatatatattgttttattaa
- the LOC107993316 gene encoding dynein axonemal assembly factor 11 isoform X1, giving the protein MVKLTEEMVVARTRMSDFSAVKKLNCWGTELTDVSILRKMKNVEVLSLSVNHINTLADFQYCSSLQELFVRNNNIEDLNEVCYLQGLPNLRNLWLGENPCAEKEGYRLSVLRTLPNLQKLDDEVVSPEEVQTALTRGRVLVHPLLDMYASPPQSNAVSPEDITTEYIEENEVTRHRRYSSSSDQRSFEETQHVQEEYHDPDHRNANYNASPSHHYSQNNQYAYEQQANGQSKNQSKDDTIRTESRNVSENVATNTIEIIKEYDDRSAISRHNGDYDDRRSYAEYSNNDISQRTYAPTSPRTQYATNEILDERRAERNNYDYDNRLKSEYKEHHDHRIKSDYEEQHQPSSQPRRMAVHHNVEREDSNQVPGWVRHSDKEKCRSQFHYHRRPVTRNSNILSAVLCLVKELDYPSLEVVEMAVRNRMDELEE; this is encoded by the exons atgGTAAAATTAACAGAAGAAATGGTCGTGGCTCGGACGCGAATGTCTGATTTCTCTGCTGTAAAGAAACTTAATTGTTg ggGCACAGAATTAACTGATGTAagcattttaagaaaaatgaaaaatgttgaagTATTATCATTAag TGTTAATCATATCAACACTCTTGctgattttcaatattgttcaagtcttcaagaattatttgttagaaataataatatcgaagatTTAAATGAAGTTTGTTATCTTCAAGGTTTACCAAACTTAAGAAATTTATGGCTTGGAGAAAATCCTTGTGCTGAGAAGGAAGg gtATAGGTTATCAGTTTTAAGAACTTTACcaaatttacaaaaacttGATGATGAAGTAGTATCACCTGAGGAAGTGCAAACTGCATTGACAAGAGGTCGTGTTTTAGTTCATCCTCTTCTTGATATGTATGCTTCCCCACCACAATCAAATGCAGTTAGTCCAGAa gaTATTACTACtgaatatattgaagaaaatgaagTGACACGACATCGAAGATATAGTTCTTCAAGTGATCAG AGAAGTTTTGAAGAGACACAACATGTTCAAGAAGAATATCATGATCCAGATCATAGAAATGCAAATTATAATGCGTCACCATCACATCATTATTcacaaaataatcaatatgcaTATGAA CAACAAGCAAATGGACAGTCAAAGAATCAAAGCAAAGATGACACTATACGTACAGAGTCGCGCAACGTCAGTGAAAACGTGGCCACTAACACTATTGAAATAATCAAG gaatATGATGACCGATCAGCAATATCTAGACATAATGGAGATTATGATGATAGAAGATCTTATGCagaatatagtaataatgatatttctcAACGAACATATGCACCAACGTCTCCAAGGACACAATATGCTACAAATGAAATTCTAGATGAAAGACGagcagaaagaaataattatgattatgataataGATTGAAATCTGAATATAAAGAACATCATGATCACAGGATAAAATCAGATTATGAAGAGCAACATCAACCATCATCTCAACCTAGACGAATGGCAGTTCATCACAATGTAGAAAga gAAGATTCAAACCAAGTGCCTGGATGGGTAAGACATTCTGACAAGGAAAAATGTAGATCACAATTTCATTACCATAGAAGGCCTGTTACAAGA aaCTCAAACATATTATCAGCTGTATTATGTTTAGTTAAAGAGCTTGATTATCCAAGTTTAGAAGTAGTAGAAATGGCTGTTAGGAATCGAATGGATGAATTAGAAGAATGA